A window of Cohnella herbarum contains these coding sequences:
- a CDS encoding CotH kinase family protein encodes MSNSFEYGSPIIYELRSGNSSDPYKPFTNTPYKVIQNSVLLSELPVKSNKVQVRDGALNVPYYEVIDKAPLEFEYVVDYVTGIVKFNPAAEGRTLHFSGFSKGNVYFPADRVWTKRDNGNVTETLKEVIAAGESTIENIEMLSESITGIAKVFITGNTYGMSKDDSKDLNISYRSHKLNFDGIVNIKWQGSSSIGYPKKNFTIKLYTDPNKNKKLEKSFKGWGKQSKFCLKANYIDHSHSRNIVSANLWGEIANSRVSIPEPMKSAPNLGAIDGFPIKLYINNKYEGLYTWNIPKDGWLLGMESNNLHHAFVAAETQDGACAFRENTQLNGSDWSLEFPDVLSAEILQSLNAAINHVKDTDDVTFKANFTKHFDLESALDYYIFAYFTCGIDTLAMNHIMVTYDGQRWHSSMYDLDSTWGLWWDGTSFVSPLRKCPEEYQSSISLLWERLVKHFYIELYERYSHLRKNVLSVSNIINKFEMFTDKIPEYLRKEDVTIYNGIPSVDTNNIAQIRNFVNERSAYVDSKFKSMVKTKTFNHSFTNLLSSGEQFNTEEVWLKSDVNVETNVDIGLFGEKTADRLTSSVAYQAIFQRAAVKPDTDYCFSFYVRNNGTAEVKYSVYDFTNEGNIVDSTSYKSYINAESYTRIIVPFHTPVGCNKVNLYPLRDLGVIGADIFIWGAMLNYGLEPLEYERG; translated from the coding sequence ATGAGTAATTCATTTGAATATGGCAGTCCAATTATATACGAACTACGAAGCGGTAATTCCTCAGATCCTTATAAACCATTTACGAATACTCCATACAAGGTTATTCAGAATTCAGTATTACTATCCGAGCTTCCAGTGAAATCTAACAAAGTTCAAGTTAGAGATGGTGCTTTGAATGTCCCTTATTATGAAGTGATAGACAAGGCTCCATTAGAGTTTGAATATGTAGTAGATTATGTCACCGGAATAGTGAAATTCAATCCAGCAGCGGAAGGTAGAACATTACACTTTTCAGGGTTTTCAAAAGGGAATGTCTATTTTCCTGCTGATAGAGTTTGGACTAAGCGAGATAATGGGAATGTAACAGAGACACTGAAAGAAGTCATAGCGGCCGGAGAAAGCACGATTGAAAATATAGAAATGTTATCTGAATCAATTACAGGTATAGCTAAAGTATTTATTACAGGAAACACCTATGGAATGTCAAAGGATGACAGCAAAGACTTAAATATTTCATATAGAAGCCATAAGCTAAACTTTGACGGTATTGTAAATATAAAATGGCAAGGATCGAGTTCTATCGGATACCCGAAGAAGAATTTTACTATTAAATTGTACACAGATCCCAATAAAAATAAAAAGTTGGAAAAGAGTTTTAAGGGATGGGGAAAACAAAGTAAATTCTGCTTAAAAGCTAACTATATTGATCACTCACATAGTAGGAACATTGTCTCTGCGAACCTATGGGGAGAGATTGCAAATTCTAGAGTAAGTATCCCGGAACCCATGAAGAGTGCTCCAAACTTAGGTGCAATAGATGGTTTCCCGATAAAACTCTACATCAATAACAAATATGAGGGTCTGTATACTTGGAATATACCTAAGGATGGATGGTTATTAGGCATGGAGTCTAATAATCTTCATCATGCTTTTGTGGCAGCAGAAACTCAGGATGGAGCTTGTGCATTTCGAGAAAATACACAGCTTAATGGTAGTGACTGGTCATTGGAATTCCCCGATGTTTTATCAGCCGAAATTTTACAGAGTCTTAATGCCGCTATAAACCATGTGAAAGACACTGACGATGTAACTTTCAAAGCGAACTTCACAAAACACTTTGATCTTGAATCAGCACTCGACTATTATATTTTTGCCTACTTTACATGCGGCATAGACACACTTGCGATGAATCATATTATGGTTACATATGACGGACAACGCTGGCATTCATCAATGTATGATCTGGATAGCACTTGGGGGCTATGGTGGGACGGTACTTCTTTTGTTTCACCGCTTCGAAAATGCCCTGAAGAATATCAGAGCTCGATATCTTTGTTGTGGGAGAGATTGGTTAAACATTTCTACATAGAACTTTACGAACGGTATTCTCATTTAAGGAAGAATGTATTGAGCGTGAGCAATATTATTAACAAATTTGAGATGTTTACTGATAAAATACCTGAATATTTACGAAAAGAAGATGTAACTATTTACAATGGTATACCTAGCGTTGATACAAACAACATTGCACAGATACGCAATTTTGTGAATGAAAGGTCCGCCTATGTAGATAGCAAGTTCAAATCTATGGTAAAGACAAAAACGTTTAATCACTCCTTTACAAATTTATTAAGCTCTGGTGAGCAATTTAACACTGAAGAAGTTTGGCTTAAATCTGATGTAAATGTAGAGACTAATGTAGATATTGGATTATTTGGAGAAAAGACTGCGGACAGACTTACTTCATCAGTAGCCTACCAGGCTATTTTCCAAAGGGCAGCGGTGAAACCAGACACTGATTATTGCTTCTCCTTTTACGTGAGAAATAATGGTACGGCAGAAGTAAAGTATAGCGTATATGACTTTACGAATGAAGGAAACATCGTTGATTCAACCTCATACAAAAGTTACATTAACGCAGAAAGTTATACGCGGATTATCGTTCCGTTTCACACTCCAGTTGGTTGTAATAAAGTTAATCTATACCCTTTACGCGATTTAGGAGTAATAGGTGCTGATATCTTTATCTGGGGAGCAATGCTGAATTATGGATTAGAACCATTAGAGTACGAACGCGGTTGA
- a CDS encoding phosphodiester glycosidase family protein, whose translation MRNKFQDEIRDISSASYLFNKVYKERIYATAGKLVRCDGNYKIPASDVRFIKFQTGKVTYRFIYEKGAKVSEIAKKHKADFAFNAPFFYNHLPLGNAKDHDKIVNSAYGKTTKWNEFAVVKGRPMIGRFNIEDRHDLLVQGTPLLIEKGKPVFDKYRVIEELNDDIGKSRCQRTFVGIDAKGDLWLFVGDGRTSSDRGLSLEEMAFFALVKGCVSAINFDGGGSTILCDRTGGINQKLNTGVNERIVHHALLVFLDK comes from the coding sequence ATGAGAAATAAGTTTCAAGATGAAATTCGGGATATAAGCTCGGCTAGCTACCTGTTCAACAAAGTGTACAAGGAACGAATTTATGCCACAGCCGGTAAGCTTGTTAGATGTGACGGAAACTACAAGATTCCGGCTTCTGACGTTCGGTTCATCAAGTTCCAAACCGGTAAAGTAACCTACCGGTTCATTTACGAGAAAGGCGCTAAAGTCTCGGAAATCGCCAAAAAGCATAAAGCGGATTTTGCCTTTAATGCGCCTTTTTTCTATAATCATCTTCCTCTTGGAAATGCCAAGGATCATGATAAAATCGTCAATTCAGCTTACGGAAAAACAACCAAATGGAATGAGTTCGCGGTAGTGAAAGGCAGACCGATGATCGGCAGGTTTAACATTGAAGATCGGCATGACCTGCTCGTCCAAGGAACCCCATTGCTTATCGAGAAAGGAAAGCCGGTTTTCGATAAATATAGAGTCATAGAAGAACTTAACGATGATATAGGGAAATCCAGATGTCAAAGAACATTTGTTGGTATAGATGCCAAAGGCGATTTATGGTTGTTCGTAGGCGACGGTAGGACGAGTTCGGATCGGGGCCTTTCGCTTGAAGAAATGGCTTTTTTTGCATTGGTTAAAGGCTGCGTAAGCGCGATAAATTTCGATGGGGGAGGCAGTACGATTCTTTGCGACAGAACCGGAGGGATCAATCAGAAACTCAACACGGGAGTCAACGAACGTATTGTCCATCATGCTTTATTAGTTTTCCTCGATAAATAA
- a CDS encoding phage holin family protein: MSEISFKLLANKDWSFLYALSGVGGSITTYAFGGWSGVLELLFIFFAIDYITGCAASLKEKRGLQSIVGFWGLLKKGLVLLMVFLGHRIDLAMGTNFTMSGVIWFWLANELVSIVENYGRIGIRVPHVLRKVITTLQDGEGRNEK; the protein is encoded by the coding sequence GTGAGCGAAATTTCATTCAAATTACTAGCAAACAAGGATTGGTCATTTTTATACGCTCTGTCAGGTGTCGGAGGATCAATTACAACCTATGCTTTTGGTGGATGGAGTGGTGTATTGGAACTTCTATTTATTTTCTTCGCGATCGATTACATCACCGGATGTGCGGCAAGTCTTAAGGAGAAAAGAGGTTTACAGAGCATCGTCGGCTTCTGGGGATTACTTAAAAAAGGACTTGTTCTATTGATGGTGTTCCTGGGGCATCGAATTGACCTGGCGATGGGTACGAATTTTACGATGAGCGGAGTGATTTGGTTTTGGTTGGCTAATGAGCTGGTTTCCATCGTAGAGAATTATGGGAGGATCGGAATTCGCGTACCTCACGTACTGCGGAAAGTGATAACCACTTTGCAGGATGGAGAAGGTAGGAATGAGAAATAA